A single genomic interval of Stieleria maiorica harbors:
- a CDS encoding PVC-type heme-binding CxxCH protein yields MKPSCFAPWRSLLLVSMSVFLPNLLSAQSFSPRFQTIVLSESFHSEGADAADIDGDGNVDIVSGPFWYRGPDFRTRHAYAVVKDYPIKGYSDHFFSFARDFNGDGHVDVFCIPMPGTAGVWYENPGTADRTSVWNSHVVLASVDNESPTLADINGDGVEELVCIHQGRYGYAQPDATDPTAPWTFTAVSENRGYGRFTHGLGVGDVDGDGRADVLEKDGWWQQTKTAGETFQFHPVKFAESGGSQMFAYDFDGDGDNDVLSVQNAHGYGLSWFERRGSDDEFLFVERPILGSEPSGNPYGLAISQMHAVALADIDGDGVKDIVTGKRFWAHGGNDPGASELPVLYWLRTVRSEYGVDFQPHLIDTRVGVGTQLTTADVDRNGHVDIVVGNKLGTYVLLNSGNAEPAPEPSTTAAHTVGSDEFKTAVRTTEPLTPEQEGETFVLPAGFSVQLVAAEPEIAKPMNMAFDAKGRLWVSSSVEYPFPAAEGEGRDTIKILEDTDNDGRADKVITFADGLNIPIGLYPYRDGVICYSIPNIWFLRDTDGDDRCDTRQVLYGPFDYSRDTHGMCNGFTRGFDGWLYACHGFNNQSSVTGGDGHTVTMHSGNTFRIRTDGSRIEHFTDGQVNPFGMAIDPDGDLFTADCHTKPVTLLMQGGVYQGFGKPHDGLGFVPNVMEHLHGSTAIGGIALYHDDAFPPVFHGNSFGGNVMTSRINRNSIHRTGSTVSAREESDFLISGDPWFRPVDLQVGPDGALYVADFYNRIIGHYEVGLDHPGRDRHRGRIWRIVFDDPAGSRRDMPALTASRAPGQTDDHEMSQVIGQLDSPSLPRRALAADQLADQFGAAAVDPVRRALAESTSADAKVQMLWVLHRLGVITDSEIQTAAQDESARVRVHAMQLIGTRVGVDDALSSWLITGLNDPDAMVRRGAAMAASKSASMPLTAALMKTLHQTPASDAHLVHAIRMSLRDHLRDADRFRVFTESLSTQDMRVVIDLCLGIRTEFAGEYLAAHVSQLQDLQPDQLSTYLSFAARYASPQHLDSIAAMAQNRFAEDLAFQEDLLRSIRNGLGQRGIDAPPVVTDWATRLARRYLGLREGDTLLPESPRHIGWTYLPYPGTPDHGNPWVLSNKRNSADGQRASKLHSSFPLGESRTGIYRSDSFQLPEQLSFYVAGHDGVPDKPLQNLNVVRVRDAVSQAVLQTWSPPRNDTAQEVTWQTGDAAGRDVFVELVDGDTAGAYAWMAVGRFSIDGLNPSDQASEFSQAARLIGDFTLNDLAGVATQVLRDGDVGRQLAADFATALAALNPNSQTSAIAESISVVGVDRALRGELTELLLNSNGGQLVPVIGKVTKLATAAEQLRIAGQLSSDQAGVETLLALVEAGQASPRLLVDPAISGKLDSLATEEHSRRISKLTGDLPIEDQALVAAMNARKSAYLRDGGDAAVGAALFTKQCAVCHQIAGKGVAVGPNLDGVGNRGLDRLIEDVLTPNRNIDAAFRASVVLTDDGQVYSGLIKRTDGEQLLIVDQTGKEINVPVDEIVRQKIVGNSPMPANFHETLGEGQTKDLLAYLLSLTH; encoded by the coding sequence ATGAAACCTTCCTGTTTTGCCCCGTGGCGTTCGCTGCTGCTCGTGTCCATGTCGGTGTTCTTGCCGAATCTACTCTCAGCCCAGTCATTCTCGCCTCGATTCCAAACGATCGTCCTGAGCGAATCGTTTCACAGCGAAGGTGCCGACGCGGCGGACATCGATGGTGACGGGAACGTCGACATCGTTTCCGGGCCGTTTTGGTACCGAGGGCCGGACTTCCGCACGCGGCATGCTTACGCCGTGGTCAAGGATTACCCGATCAAGGGTTACTCCGATCACTTCTTTTCCTTCGCACGTGATTTCAACGGTGATGGTCACGTGGACGTTTTCTGTATCCCGATGCCCGGCACGGCGGGCGTGTGGTACGAGAATCCGGGGACCGCGGACCGAACATCGGTTTGGAACAGCCACGTCGTGTTGGCGAGCGTGGACAACGAGTCGCCGACGCTGGCGGACATCAACGGCGATGGCGTCGAGGAACTGGTCTGCATCCACCAGGGACGCTACGGCTATGCCCAGCCCGACGCCACTGATCCGACCGCACCGTGGACGTTCACCGCCGTCAGCGAGAACCGCGGTTACGGGCGATTCACGCACGGGTTGGGTGTCGGCGATGTGGACGGCGACGGACGTGCCGACGTGCTGGAAAAAGATGGCTGGTGGCAACAGACCAAGACGGCCGGCGAAACGTTCCAATTTCATCCGGTGAAGTTCGCCGAATCGGGCGGATCGCAAATGTTCGCCTATGACTTTGACGGCGACGGGGACAATGATGTGCTGTCGGTGCAGAACGCACACGGTTATGGATTAAGCTGGTTCGAGCGACGCGGCAGCGACGACGAGTTTCTGTTCGTCGAACGTCCGATTCTGGGCAGCGAGCCGTCGGGCAATCCTTACGGACTGGCGATTTCCCAAATGCATGCCGTCGCGCTGGCCGACATCGACGGCGATGGCGTCAAAGACATCGTGACTGGCAAGCGGTTCTGGGCACACGGCGGAAATGACCCGGGCGCATCCGAGTTGCCGGTGTTGTACTGGCTGCGCACGGTCCGCTCCGAGTATGGCGTCGACTTCCAGCCGCATCTGATCGACACCCGTGTCGGTGTCGGAACTCAGTTGACCACCGCCGACGTCGACCGCAACGGACACGTCGATATCGTTGTCGGAAACAAATTGGGGACCTATGTGTTGCTTAACAGCGGAAACGCCGAACCGGCCCCCGAACCGTCAACGACGGCGGCGCACACCGTCGGCAGCGACGAATTTAAAACCGCCGTCAGGACCACCGAGCCCCTGACACCCGAACAGGAAGGCGAGACGTTTGTTCTGCCGGCCGGATTCAGCGTGCAGCTTGTCGCCGCCGAACCCGAGATCGCCAAGCCGATGAACATGGCCTTTGATGCCAAGGGGCGATTGTGGGTCAGCAGCAGTGTTGAGTACCCGTTTCCCGCCGCCGAAGGCGAGGGCCGCGATACGATCAAAATCCTGGAGGACACCGACAACGACGGTCGCGCCGACAAGGTCATCACGTTTGCCGACGGGTTGAACATCCCGATCGGATTGTATCCCTATCGTGACGGCGTGATCTGTTACAGCATCCCGAACATCTGGTTCCTGCGTGACACCGACGGCGACGATCGGTGCGACACACGCCAGGTCCTGTACGGACCGTTCGACTACTCGCGCGACACCCATGGCATGTGCAACGGATTCACCCGTGGATTCGACGGTTGGCTGTACGCCTGCCACGGTTTCAACAATCAATCCTCGGTCACCGGCGGTGACGGACACACGGTCACGATGCACTCGGGCAACACGTTTCGGATTCGCACCGATGGATCGCGAATCGAACACTTCACCGACGGCCAAGTCAATCCGTTCGGCATGGCGATCGATCCCGACGGTGACTTGTTCACCGCCGACTGTCACACCAAGCCGGTCACCTTGCTGATGCAAGGCGGCGTGTATCAAGGATTCGGCAAGCCCCATGATGGCCTGGGTTTCGTCCCCAACGTGATGGAACACTTGCACGGAAGCACGGCCATCGGCGGAATCGCACTGTATCACGACGACGCGTTCCCTCCGGTCTTTCACGGCAACTCCTTCGGCGGCAACGTGATGACCAGCCGGATCAATCGCAATTCGATTCACCGCACCGGATCGACCGTTTCGGCACGCGAAGAATCCGATTTCTTGATCTCCGGCGACCCCTGGTTCCGACCCGTCGATTTGCAGGTCGGTCCCGATGGTGCCTTGTACGTCGCCGACTTTTACAACCGCATCATCGGGCACTACGAAGTCGGGCTCGATCACCCCGGTCGTGATCGTCATCGGGGGCGGATCTGGCGGATCGTTTTTGATGACCCGGCGGGATCGCGTCGCGACATGCCGGCCCTGACGGCAAGTCGTGCGCCAGGACAGACGGACGATCACGAGATGTCCCAGGTGATCGGTCAGCTGGATTCACCGAGCCTGCCCCGACGTGCCCTGGCAGCCGATCAACTGGCCGATCAGTTCGGTGCCGCTGCGGTCGATCCCGTTCGCAGAGCGTTGGCCGAGAGCACCAGCGCCGACGCGAAAGTTCAAATGCTGTGGGTTTTGCACCGCTTGGGTGTGATCACCGATTCCGAGATCCAGACCGCGGCGCAGGACGAATCCGCCAGGGTGCGCGTTCACGCGATGCAGCTGATCGGGACCAGAGTTGGTGTCGATGACGCGCTGTCGTCATGGTTGATCACCGGACTGAACGATCCCGACGCGATGGTGCGACGCGGTGCGGCGATGGCCGCGTCGAAGTCTGCCTCGATGCCGTTGACCGCAGCGCTGATGAAGACGCTGCATCAAACCCCCGCGTCGGATGCCCACCTGGTTCATGCGATCCGCATGTCACTGCGCGACCACCTTCGCGACGCCGATCGATTTCGCGTCTTCACCGAGTCCCTGTCCACGCAAGACATGCGGGTCGTGATCGACCTTTGCCTGGGGATCCGGACCGAGTTTGCCGGCGAGTATCTTGCCGCCCACGTGTCACAGCTTCAAGACTTACAGCCTGATCAGCTTTCGACGTATCTCTCATTTGCCGCCCGGTATGCTTCACCGCAGCACCTGGATTCGATCGCCGCGATGGCGCAAAACCGTTTCGCCGAGGACCTTGCCTTCCAAGAAGACCTGCTGCGTTCGATCCGAAACGGGCTCGGCCAGCGCGGCATCGACGCCCCGCCTGTGGTGACCGATTGGGCGACGCGTCTGGCACGTCGCTATCTTGGTCTGCGTGAGGGGGATACGTTGTTGCCGGAGAGCCCGCGACACATCGGCTGGACCTACTTGCCTTATCCCGGCACGCCGGACCACGGCAACCCATGGGTGTTGTCGAACAAACGCAATTCAGCCGACGGCCAACGGGCATCCAAGCTGCACAGCAGTTTTCCGCTCGGTGAATCCAGGACGGGCATCTATCGCAGCGATTCATTCCAGCTGCCGGAGCAACTGTCGTTTTATGTGGCCGGTCACGACGGCGTTCCCGACAAACCGCTCCAGAACTTGAACGTGGTGCGTGTTCGCGATGCGGTGTCCCAAGCGGTGCTGCAGACATGGAGCCCGCCGCGGAATGACACCGCACAGGAGGTCACCTGGCAAACCGGTGATGCGGCCGGTCGCGACGTGTTCGTCGAATTGGTGGACGGGGACACCGCCGGGGCTTATGCCTGGATGGCGGTGGGACGTTTTTCGATCGACGGGTTGAATCCCAGTGACCAGGCGAGTGAATTCAGTCAGGCCGCTCGATTGATCGGCGACTTCACGCTGAACGATCTCGCCGGCGTGGCGACACAGGTGCTTCGTGACGGTGACGTCGGCCGTCAGCTCGCCGCCGACTTTGCGACGGCTCTGGCGGCGTTGAATCCCAACTCGCAAACCTCGGCGATCGCCGAATCCATCTCTGTTGTGGGCGTTGATCGGGCGTTGCGCGGCGAACTGACCGAATTGCTGTTGAATTCCAACGGCGGCCAACTGGTTCCCGTGATTGGCAAGGTCACCAAGCTGGCCACCGCAGCCGAACAGTTGCGGATCGCGGGGCAGCTCTCTTCGGATCAAGCCGGCGTGGAAACGTTGTTGGCACTCGTGGAAGCGGGGCAGGCATCGCCGCGACTGTTGGTCGATCCGGCCATCAGCGGCAAACTGGACAGTTTAGCGACCGAGGAGCACTCACGGCGGATCTCAAAACTGACCGGAGATCTGCCGATCGAGGACCAAGCACTGGTCGCGGCAATGAACGCGCGGAAATCGGCCTATTTACGGGACGGAGGCGATGCCGCCGTCGGGGCCGCCTTGTTTACCAAGCAGTGTGCCGTCTGCCATCAAATCGCCGGTAAAGGGGTGGCGGTCGGTCCGAACCTGGACGGGGTGGGAAACCGTGGGTTGGACCGGTTGATCGAAGACGTGCTGACCCCGAACCGGAACATTGACGCGGCGTTTCGAGCCAGCGTCGTGCTGACCGATGACGGTCAGGTGTACAGTGGTTTGATCAAGCGGACCGATGGTGAACAGTTGCTGATCGTCGATCAGACGGGCAAAGAAATCAACGTCCCCGTCGACGAGATCGTCAGACAGAAGATCGTGGGCAATTCACCGATGCCGGCAAACTTTCATGAAACGCTTGGCGAGGGGCAAACCAAAGACTTGCTGGCCTACCTGTTGTCGTTGACTCACTAA